TGCAAGCATACTGAGTAAATCTTTGCTCGCTGTTTCAAAATGTGATATATGAAAACTAAGTATTTTTCTATTGAGAATTTCACTCAAATAACCATAATTTATATCGGTGATTCGACAACTTTGTCGAAACGGTACATCTATGTTTTAATGAAAGGTCAGTGTTTTATATCTCGgcgaaaaattaattaatcgtGCCTCAAAcgttaaaattcaaaaaaattactagTGAACAGCTAAACTCATAATTAGACAGCTTATAGATAAGGATTGGGTAGCTAAAATGGCCGAGCAGAAAAAATAATGACTGGATACTGAGCAGCTAATATTTTGTAGTTAATGAAAACTACATAATCAGTCAAAATCGACCCAATTTAATGCATGTAGCATTATAACTGATTTAGTTAAAATACGAATTTGCTAAAATTTTAAACTATGAGCTGTGGGTGTGAAGttgccatttttaaaattattatctcttatagttgatataatataattccGTTCAAAGTTGCTTATTTTTTAGTGCTTTTACTGCTATTGCtcataatttttaaaacccCAGTCAATATTTTTGTGACCTTAAAGGGtgataattattgtttattattattattaaccgtTCTATTATAACATTGTGATATTTCATCTTTAAACATTCATTTGTACATtccaaaatgataaaaatactcgTTGCTTTATATAATTTCGAGTAAAATGTTATTATgttgcgtacaaaatgagttctcgcgcgtcattttaactctacgtgtcaactgtcatgtcaaaagaacgATTTTACTCCTttatttaaaggtgaaccatacttatgacataacagttgacacatacagccgcactcagagtcgcttaatcgttactcgaggcattccttatccatactaattaatgccttaagtaacgattaagcgactctgagtgcgccAGATAgagtcaaaatggcgcgtgaaaactcattttgtacggactatatattaGTTTGTCAGTTTTACTTTTGACTGATTGGTGAATGCCCTTTAGCAGTAGTCGGTGTAGTGTTTAGGTTGGCATCAGGATATTGTATGTTGCTTTATAAAATGGTGTTTAAACGTTTTATTGTGTTTTACTTTACTAAATCTTAGCTCTAAGGTATCACGCATACCTACGTAGTGAAGTGGAACTGAGTCTTCTTTGATGATGATACCTTAATCTCAGTTTTATTAACTTTCACACATggaatgaaaacaaaacatggAGGAGAATCAAAGCCGCTGTGACAAAATAAGTAAAGCTTAGTTTGAGATATCAAAGAAAccaaccgatcaagtgcgagtcgggcacGCACAcgtagggttccataccatcgtacaagaaacaacaaatttttttaattttcgtggcGGGCTTTGtgaaatttttactatttttgttATGGCGGCAAAtatatacacattctgtgaaaatttcaacttctacctattacggtgcACGAGATATGGCCCgctgacaaacggacggacggatagcagAGCCCTAGTAATAGggccccgttggcacccttcgggtacggagccctaaaaagacGCTGTGCCTCGCCTCCACTCCACTCTGCAGGTGAGCGTTCCGCTTAAGGTGCGGGATGAACTCTGAAAAGTCTAAGGCTCAAACTTACCCATCAATTAATATATATTCATGTATAATGCGTACATTTTGATATCTCACTTGCCATTTTAACTAGTGTCAACTTTCatctcaaaagtacgattttattaAAGGTGCACTGTACTGTTTGCATGACAGttaatataaagagttaaaatTGCGAGATCTCAGAATGTTATTGAATAGGTGTCAGTGGGGCGTTATGTACGAGGGAGTGGAGCACACGagcccgcgcgccgcgccgcatcCCGCGTTCgtcatctgcattagtgtgagtgctacatccttACACGAacgcgtggaacaatacctgcgcgagctcgcactcgCATCATAAGTCAGAGACGACTATTTGATTGCCGGTGACTATACTATGAAATTCCTGAATAGCGCTGACACTTCGTTGAGGAGACTACGATCAACGTGTCGGAAGAAAAGGAACCTAATGATAACTGAACCACCCCTGGGAGGCTGGGCGTAAggtaaaaaaactaattagaactattaattttaactctttaataggtacataaaattagTAAATGGCACTTTTTAATCAATTCATCCACAAACTAGTAGGTACGATAGCTTGACGCGAATCATTCCTCCTTCtgaaatagaaatacattttaaaacattttttatgtttattcaTTAACCTATcgataattacaaaaaaaaatattttttccaataTTTATCTGCCATTGCCCCATGTATAATGCAAAATGTAATAAATGAATTTGACTTTGGCTTTTCTAGCCATAATCTGATTTTAGGAgttgatttaaaattttatatttttaggatgTATGTAGGAGGTATTCAAGAACCCCCCCCCGTTATAAATTCAtcgtcctcatcatcatcatcatcaaccgatagacatccactgttggactatgataggtctcttgtagggacttccacacgccacagtcttgcgccgccgcctgaattcagttatttttaacatcgaaatgacgtcatttgacgtatattaagtaaaaatatacttaccatcagctcgaaacttcagtctaatgctgacgtcactaaaatggcggccacgcgcattagcaatttgcgggacttataggctGGTTTATTAGCTTACCTTAGGACACGGGCTACTGCGGCGTACGAATCGGAACAGTGACTCGGCCATGTTGCCTGGCGTCGGCGTCGAGCACTCTTCCAGAGATCTCACTATACATGCCGTCAACTCGTCGAATTTAGCGCATTGCTCCTGTAACACGAGAGTTATATTTACTCGACGACCTTCCTGGTACAGTGGTAGGTAAGCAACTAAGCACTGTGGtattattagtggaaggtcccgggttcgattcctgtcaGGGGTTTGGAATGtaacaatttctaaatttctggtctggtctgatgggaggcttcggccgtggctagttaccaccttaccggcaaagccgtgcagctaagcgatttagcgttccggtacgatgccttgtagaaaGCTAAGGgctgtaataaaaactgccacaccccttccaggttagcccgcttccatcttagactgcatcatcacttaccaccaggtggggttgtagtcaagggctaacttgtatctgaataaaaaaataaagaaaaaaacttactaacttcatccgcatgaactacaaacccctattttacctcggtgttgaagttttaaaaaaatccatccTGATGTCTACGTACTATAATAGCGGACGGGTCTCACTATTTCCATTATACATTGCATTGAAATACTGAGactgcacttttttttttaaaaatcagtcTCACTAGGTATACTCATTGACTTAAGAAACAACGAATGGATAATGGATATAGTGTACTCCTGCAAAATGTCTCCTTACATCCATTTAGAGCGTTAAATACTCTAACATAGCCCAtcaggttatttaaaaattttttacaaaaaaaataaaaaccgacttcgttacataaacactaaaaattgaaaaataatttaatttattaccgaatatattatgtatacaagagttattatagttccataataatactttttggtgccggtgccaattagctttagctgcgcgaatcgtctagacttcatatttttatgggactccacaatagcacctcattggcaccgaccccaaaaaaatattattatggaactatattaactcttgtatacataatatattcggtaataaattaaattatttttcaatttttagtgtttatgtaacgaagtcggtttttattttttttgtaaaaaatttttatttcacaatttttagtggccccatggaattatgctatgactggttaaaaatctactgtttactaagctattacactgatcgcgagcaatttactcttatccgttgaggagttccagtatctatcttcgaagatgttcatcagatctttaccaaattgaaatgggaccaactttgaagtataccctttcaaacaaaaaaagaattttcaaaatcggtccaggcgtttttgagtaatcggggaacatacataaaaaattaaaaaaaaaaaaaaaaaaaaaaaagattccgacgaattgagaacctcctcctttttttgaagtcggttaaaaatgtattGAAATATTTAGGTAGATACACACGTTGAGAGTGAGTTTCTTGGCGTCGTCGACGGAGTTGATTCCCTCCTTCATGGAGGTCGCACACTGGCGAATGTTGCTGGCCTTCTCCTGAAAGCACTCGGGACCTTGTTCCGCGATGAACACTGCAATGTGACAATCAAAAGTATTTGTTCTTCAtttccaattttatttattgttgaaaAGTTCGCACTTGATTATAGTGTATTTAGTGAGAGATCCCAGGTTCGATTTATGGTTGAAATGGCTGTTCAGGTGGCTTTGATGTCCCGTGAAACCCTTAAAGTGTATAGGAAAGTAGATACTTAATAGATTTAATAAAACTACCATACACATGGCAAATATCTATTTTGCGCGACTAATTGTTTAGTTTGTAACTATGGGGCTGGCATATTATAGGTCACCTATAAAAGCCCCTTAAAAGTCAGAATAAAAAACTTGGCAAACTAAAGATACTCACGAGCTATCCTATCGCCGTCCTTGTAGCACACGAAGTCGATGAGCTGGTCAGTTGCGTTGTTGGCGAATCCTACGTTATCGCGGGAGGTGGTGTCCAGGCAGGGGGTCACGCCAGTCATCAGGGTGTGGATGCAAGTCTTCAGCTGTGGCGATTTCGCGCAgtaccttcaatggattaagcATTTGTATTAATAATCTTCGCTGAAGCTACATATATCGAGtactccctggcacagtggtgagtAGCGAGCGATGTGGTCTTGTTAGGTACAAGAATTTGAAAttaagtcccgggttcgattccaggcaggggcaatttgagaatttaaaatttctaaataattggttctagtctggtctggtgggaggtttatGCCATGGCTAGTTTCCGGCAAACTACCGGAAAAGCCGtgtcaccaagcgatttagcgttccggtaagatgccgtgtagaaactgacAAGACATATCCTTTCCAAGCtagccgcttccatcttagactgcatcatcatttaccaccaggtgaaatcccAACTTGTAAGGGAAGAAAAAAAGACACTCTGATCTGGAACTCTCACGGAAGGAGGAAGCGTGCAGGTCGCCCGAAATAAACGGGGCAGCACAAAAGCTTCTGATAGaggtcatcatcaacccatcgccggccatcactactgagcactactactaacactttttaatttttataattttaatgaaggtcatttagaattttttattatttttacaaccATCCATAAAGGTCAATTTTCATTGGTCAATCGCCCATCGCCACAGAGTGCGGAACCAAAACATATAGTACATACATTCATAGCTTGCGGAGATACCTCGCGAAATCTCTCGCGATTCTAAATAGTATCAAATCCACTCACTTCTTGAACACTTCATCAAGTGCACCTTTGGGCTTAGCTTCCTCGATCTCCTTCTTCAAAGTGTCAGCATCGATAATAGCCTTCATGCAGTCGGCGAAGTTGGTTATTGAGGTCTGCAAAACAAATAGACTTGTATCTACCTAAGTCTTTTAGTGCTAACAACACAGCAACTAATATACACCCGCTTATATGCAACGCCAAAAACACAAAATGCCAAAATTGAAAATGTTGGAAATACGAAACCTAAAGTTTCTTAGTTTAAGCAAGATGCTCTTAaataacggcgattacgcactacacttccgtcatccgagttctatccgtcatccgtgagaataccagcgattatctacgacataatgtcataagctcccatacaaaacaataaggaacgtattttcccgaactcggatcggatgagtgcgtaactgccgtaacggcgattacgcactgcaatcgagttctatccgtcatccgtgagaataccagcaatTATCTACTTACTGGCATTCTCACGGATGTTCCGTCATATACCGTTCATaccgaataagtaggtaccagtgtaagtgtagtgcgtaatcgccataagggtctcttaaattttaatatgttttgaATGATTTCGTGAATTCTGGAGTCTGTACCGTTACTATTTAACTAGTTTATAAACTAACCTAGCCTAAAGCATTGAAATCCTGCGATCCAAGAATCGCAATACGACGTATTGCTAGTGTAACACCCCCCACATCTAGTCATTCAGTCTGGTTCATTTGTGGTTTGATGATATTGTCAATACGATCAATATTTTCTTGATACAGTATCGCGATATCGTGTAatcgcgtacctacctatcgtgTGATAATATCGATAGTATAACGGGCCCAATGCAATGGGCGTCGCGCATGGGCACCGATGTGTTCATAAGTTATCTTGGAGCCTCCCTGCGCTGAGTGtagccaccgagggggtttagTAGGTAGAAATCCTACATAACGTCCGCCACGTCCTGGGAAAGACGTCGGGCAACTTAAGTATCCCCTCCCCCGTTAAACAAATATAGGCCCAATTAGCTTTGCTGGTTGTTTACTACTTACCCTATTTAAGTTAAGCCGCATATTGAATACACACCTGTACTTCATCTACTTTGTCTTCGGCACCATTCTTCTTGCAGTATTGTTTGAGCATATCCTTGTACTGAT
This genomic window from Maniola hyperantus chromosome 5, iAphHyp1.2, whole genome shotgun sequence contains:
- the LOC117982057 gene encoding 27 kDa hemolymph protein-like, coding for MFWKAILITTLAIGALAEYQITDEQKNQYKDMLKQYCKKNGAEDKVDEVQTSITNFADCMKAIIDADTLKKEIEEAKPKGALDEVFKKYCAKSPQLKTCIHTLMTGVTPCLDTTSRDNVGFANNATDQLIDFVCYKDGDRIALFIAEQGPECFQEKASNIRQCATSMKEGINSVDDAKKLTLNEQCAKFDELTACIVRSLEECSTPTPGNMAESLFRFVRRSSPCPKKEE